In a genomic window of Helianthus annuus cultivar XRQ/B chromosome 10, HanXRQr2.0-SUNRISE, whole genome shotgun sequence:
- the LOC110881682 gene encoding uncharacterized protein LOC110881682, which yields MNYLSVNIRGAGDPKKAEHIRSLKRSNNLSFIGIQETQMASSSDIQVSNFWGNTTFDFECVDANGRSGGLMNIWDSTIFHKKTSVKKRFFLATVGNIQNVNGDIIVVNVYAPHDRSLKTELWADLLALMHSYSGSWIFLGDFNCVRIPCERRNSQFCPETVGDFNRFINDAGLSEYSILGCSFTYMSNDGKKFSYIDRILEDGLEVLVRNAYNSVATIHPPDKLMAARLKAIKTAIKPWWEERKSRKNGLLQDLKQKVENIDLIAEKMCLSEVEIGERESWIKAINEMEETNLEDLKQKKSNGYKTVTRTHLSFMAWSRVIKKQPDKWPELQWSLGFKTGCSALLVKRFSKEEIKEAVWGCGNEKTPGPDGFTFRFLKSFWDIFEEDVFCILDHFYVHGTLSRGCNSSFIALVPKIANPQTINNFRPINLIGCISKIISKILASRLKKVIGSVVSDTQTAYIEGRSILEGPLMVNEITSWIKKNEKKDDALQSRF from the exons ATGAATTACTTATCGGTTAACATTAGGGGGGCGGGTGACCCAAAAAAGGCGGAGCACATACGTAGTCTCAAAAGATCCAACAATCTGAGCTTTATCGGTATACAGGAGACTCAGATGGCGAGTTCTTCCGATATTCAGGTTAGTAATTTCTGGGGTAACACAACTTTTGATTTTGAATGTGTGGATGCAAATGGTAGATCTGGGGGTCTGATGAATATCTGGGACTCAACGATTTTTCACAAAAAAACGTCGGTTAAAAAAAGATTTTTCTTAGCCACTGTTGGTAACATACAGAATGTAAACGGGGATATAATAGTTGTCAATGTCTATGCACCACATGACAGAAGCCTTAAAACGGAGCTATGGGCTGACTTATTAGCTCTAATGCACTCATACTCGGGCTCATGGATATTTCTGGGAGATTTTAACTGTGTACGTATCCCGTGTGAAAGAAGAAATTCTCAATTCTGCCCGGAAACGGTTGGGGACTTCAACAGATTCATAAACGATGCGGGTTTATCCGAATATTCCATACTTGGGTGCTCGTTTACATACATGTCAAATGATGGTAAAAAATTCAGTTACATTGACAGAATCCTG GAGGATGGGCTGGAGGTACTAGTTCGAAACGCGTATAATAGTGTTGCAACTATACACCCTCCGGATAAATTGATGGCAGCCAGATTAAAAGCCATTAAAACAGCAATCAAACCTTGGTGGGAAGAACGAAAATCCAGAAAGAATGGTCTACTACAGGACCTAAAACAAAAGGTTGAAAACATTGATCTTATAGCTGAAAAAATGTGCTTATCAGAAGTGGAGATAGGCGAAAGGGAGTCTTGGATAAAGGCAATCAATGAGATGGAGGAAACTAACTTAGAAGACCTAAAACAAAAAAAGTCAAATGGATACAAGACTGTGACGAGAACACATCTTTCTTTCATGGCATGGTCAAGAGTCATCAAAAAGCAACCGGATAAATGGCCTGAACTTCAATGGAGTTTGGGTTTCAAAACCGGATGT TCAGCCCTACTAGTCAAGCGGTTCTCCAAAGAAGAAATTAAAGAGGCGGTATGGGGTTGTGGGAACGAAAAGACGCCGGGTCCTGATGGCTTCACTTTCAGGTTTCTAAAGTCTTTCTGGGACATCTTTGAGGAGGATGTTTTCTGTATTTTGGATCATTTCTATGTACACGGGACCTTGAGCCGTGGATGTAATTCTAGTTTCATAGCTCTTGTACCGAAAATTGCAAATCCCCAAACCATCAACAATTTTCGCCCCATTAATCTTATCGGGTGTATCTCGAAAATTATTTCCAAAATCTTGGCATCTAGATTGAAAAAGGTGATTGGGTCGGTTGTTAGTGACACCCAAACTGCATATATCGAAGGCCGAAGCATTTTGGAAGGACCACTCATGGTCAATGAGATTACATCTTGGAtcaaaaaaaacgaaaaaaaagaTGATGCTCTTCAAAGTCGATTTTGA